One genomic window of Anaplasma centrale str. Israel includes the following:
- a CDS encoding AI-2E family transporter, which translates to MLPVLSHKVAKGEGVKYLNCLLGAGCAAVLVFVMRPVLPLCCVAAVLAYLLNPLVNRLESIGLPRPVSSFAIIFSSVAVFATLLVLLVPVAYSQTLAMAKLLVDKLPFAGVESIKTALQAYDMLRYDGVIGTMNPAALSPNNLFSSEHVEFIKLFDSLYKNFIKVAVRVVQSGVGIGTIAARVFITLLLLFYILGSWPIVVKNALLMVPRHYLEGFSHCMSRIDSIVSAYIRGQTTVCLIMLIYYCICFAVVGLEYSLVLGVISGIMTFIPYVGPVLCAAFGACLALLQGFSWAGTAAVILVFVVGNVVESNIITPVLLSKKLDLNPGWVVIGMVVFSAHAGLLGALVSIPVTAIVSVLAQFAVEKYKRSDFYLGK; encoded by the coding sequence TTGCTGCCCGTACTGTCCCACAAAGTTGCTAAGGGTGAAGGGGTGAAGTACTTAAACTGCCTGTTAGGGGCGGGTTGCGCTGCTGTCCTCGTGTTTGTCATGCGGCCTGTGTTGCCGTTGTGTTGTGTTGCGGCCGTGCTGGCGTATTTACTGAACCCCCTGGTAAATAGGCTGGAGTCCATAGGTCTCCCCAGGCCTGTTTCGTCTTTCGCAATAATATTCTCCTCGGTTGCTGTGTTTGCAACTCTTCTGGTGCTTCTGGTGCCGGTGGCGTATTCTCAAACACTAGCGATGGCAAAATTACTGGTCGACAAGCTGCCTTTTGCGGGTGTTGAGAGCATAAAAACCGCCCTGCAGGCTTATGATATGCTGCGTTACGATGGCGTCATAGGTACGATGAATCCTGCGGCATTGTCTCCTAACAATTTGTTCAGCAGCGAGCATGTGGAGTTTATAAAGCTGTTTGACAGCCTATACAAAAATTTCATAAAGGTAGCCGTTAGGGTGGTACAGTCCGGGGTTGGGATTGGAACAATCGCCGCAAGGGTCTTCATCACCCTTCTGCTGTTATTCTACATTTTGGGAAGTTGGCCAATCGTGGTAAAAAACGCCCTTCTCATGGTCCCCAGGCATTATCTAGAAGGCTTTTCCCATTGCATGTCGAGGATTGACAGCATAGTATCCGCATACATAAGGGGCCAGACTACCGTGTGCCTGATTATGCTAATATACTACTGCATATGTTTTGCGGTAGTAGGGCTAGAATACTCTTTGGTACTTGGCGTCATATCCGGCATTATGACTTTCATCCCATATGTGGGGCCGGTTCTGTGCGCAGCATTCGGCGCCTGTCTTGCTCTACTTCAGGGTTTTAGTTGGGCGGGAACCGCGGCGGTGATATTGGTATTTGTGGTTGGGAACGTAGTAGAATCGAACATAATCACTCCGGTCCTGCTTAGCAAAAAATTGGATCTGAATCCCGGGTGGGTGGTGATTGGGATGGTAGTATTCAGCGCGCATGCTGGTCTTTTGGGGGCATTAGTCTCTATTCCGGTAACCGCAATTGTGAGTGTTCTGGCACAGTTTGCTGTGGAGAAGTACAAACGCAGCGATTTCTACCTTGGTAAGTGA
- the sdhD gene encoding succinate dehydrogenase, hydrophobic membrane anchor protein, whose translation MGGRSVYFWWMQRIAGLVMLPVPFLFVFFYRSYGFESVYAADYGFCASISGIALLVAAFYHGVLGVQVVLEDYVQSEVARAFMVTFFRLFSAVTIGAVVLALFFGHGVGGS comes from the coding sequence ATGGGTGGAAGGTCGGTATATTTTTGGTGGATGCAAAGAATAGCCGGGCTGGTTATGCTACCCGTGCCGTTTCTGTTTGTGTTTTTCTACCGCTCTTACGGTTTTGAATCTGTTTATGCCGCTGACTATGGCTTTTGTGCCAGCATATCCGGTATCGCGCTTCTTGTTGCTGCGTTTTATCATGGGGTGCTGGGTGTGCAGGTAGTTCTGGAGGATTACGTTCAGTCTGAAGTTGCGCGTGCCTTTATGGTCACGTTTTTCAGGCTGTTTTCCGCGGTGACTATAGGCGCAGTGGTTTTGGCATTGTTTTTTGGGCACGGTGTAGGGGGAAGCTAG
- the thiD gene encoding bifunctional hydroxymethylpyrimidine kinase/phosphomethylpyrimidine kinase, which produces MLSIAGSDSGGGAGIQADIKTVTMLGCYAAACITSITAQNTTGVYGTWDLAPEAVEKQIVAVLSDIKIDSIKIGMLPPSLMETVARLIPVGIPVVLDPVMVATSGYELVEATEFMKHSGSLLKKVSLVTPNIPEAEHMSGMAILTKRDAIRAGEAIKSLGVGSVLVKGGHSDGEYVEDILLTENGVFCFKNTRCPGKVHGTGCTLSSAIASFIACGLSMEESVESAIGYLASAMRAPKIGHGCNPVFHNYALFLDANIP; this is translated from the coding sequence GTGCTGAGCATAGCTGGCTCTGATTCCGGAGGGGGAGCAGGGATACAGGCGGACATAAAAACCGTTACTATGCTGGGGTGTTACGCTGCTGCTTGCATAACATCCATAACTGCGCAGAATACAACGGGAGTTTACGGAACCTGGGATTTGGCGCCAGAAGCCGTTGAGAAGCAGATTGTTGCTGTCTTGTCGGACATAAAAATAGACTCAATTAAGATAGGAATGCTGCCACCTAGTCTTATGGAAACTGTGGCACGTTTGATTCCCGTCGGAATACCCGTGGTGCTCGATCCAGTGATGGTCGCAACATCCGGGTACGAGTTGGTCGAGGCTACGGAGTTCATGAAGCACTCCGGTAGCCTTTTAAAGAAGGTATCTTTAGTGACGCCAAACATTCCAGAGGCTGAGCATATGTCCGGAATGGCGATACTCACGAAGCGGGACGCGATCAGGGCAGGAGAGGCTATTAAATCTTTGGGAGTCGGCAGTGTTTTGGTAAAGGGTGGGCACTCCGACGGAGAGTACGTGGAGGACATACTGCTCACAGAAAACGGTGTATTCTGCTTTAAGAACACCAGATGTCCTGGAAAAGTTCATGGCACTGGGTGTACGTTATCGTCCGCTATAGCGAGCTTCATTGCATGCGGCCTGTCGATGGAGGAGAGTGTGGAATCGGCTATTGGCTACCTAGCAAGCGCGATGCGTGCACCCAAAATCGGGCACGGATGCAATCCCGTATTCCACAACTACGCGCTATTCCTGGATGCCAACATACCATAG
- a CDS encoding HdaA/DnaA family protein — protein sequence MYRQLKLFDTQEVHSYQCSDYILLDHNRHTYNLLMNSDDWGCFVLYGKSGSGKTHLAHMWKKLRKANFICYDQVIGEAIGAIRESSAVIIEDIDNLSDESWVLHCYNFAREAGKPLLMTSSLPPHMLNYQLKDLESRIVSAMSASLADPDEELLRIMLVKLFTDRQMHIDIRTVNYILNNVERSFKKLSDVVNLIDTELPTNARGVTIPFVRSVIRRSSPV from the coding sequence ATGTACAGGCAACTAAAGCTGTTTGATACACAGGAAGTACACTCCTATCAATGCTCTGACTATATACTCCTGGACCACAATAGGCACACCTACAACTTGTTGATGAACAGTGATGATTGGGGTTGTTTCGTGCTTTACGGAAAATCGGGTTCGGGAAAAACTCACCTCGCGCACATGTGGAAAAAGCTTAGAAAGGCAAACTTCATATGCTACGACCAGGTGATAGGTGAGGCCATAGGTGCCATAAGGGAGAGCAGTGCTGTTATCATTGAGGATATCGACAACTTAAGCGATGAATCGTGGGTGCTACATTGTTACAACTTCGCGCGCGAAGCTGGAAAGCCCCTTTTGATGACATCCTCACTGCCACCACATATGCTAAATTACCAACTGAAAGACTTGGAGTCTCGGATAGTATCCGCCATGAGTGCAAGCCTTGCCGATCCGGACGAGGAATTATTGCGGATAATGCTGGTCAAATTATTCACCGACCGGCAGATGCACATAGACATTCGTACTGTAAACTACATACTCAACAACGTTGAGCGGTCATTCAAAAAACTTAGCGATGTGGTAAACCTTATAGATACTGAATTGCCAACCAATGCTAGGGGTGTTACCATCCCATTTGTGAGGTCGGTAATTAGGAGGAGCAGTCCTGTATAA
- a CDS encoding 3-phosphoshikimate 1-carboxyvinyltransferase, with the protein MEGHEYRLASDEFTCAYSAELGCAVIRVPGCAEASCISLLLAAQAVGVSRIFGVRKCRQVLDVVGVLDALGISVARENGCYVVEGVGVGGLAEPYREICVGYSPLVACMTIGMLAVHPFSTFLFGGYNHRISPDIAVCGDDDVSMVMEMLTSMGARFIYNGAAFPALVIGTDECVPAAPDAVIPSDAVKSAMLLSCIGVAGKSSIRAKSTLGGYTELLLKQLGARICVERTGCSTDTVIVNGQQELVAGEIYVPAPTSGVLYAVAAAVMMRGIPVLVPGILVDDVVRGVLNVFIRMGAYVALVPNRGLCDAKIRVGVLRGVKIERAELRNIAMNLPAICAVCACAVGTTTITGLSTLGNDARDELDMAATGLAKCGVKLSMGDDSLTIRGCGNAVVAGCERDGAAVSRIAAHISASIGGHASRGLMKYVKALSNFMGERGPRGVFVQDTSDEKSS; encoded by the coding sequence ATGGAAGGGCATGAATACAGGTTGGCGTCTGATGAGTTTACTTGTGCCTACAGTGCGGAGCTCGGGTGTGCCGTAATTAGGGTTCCCGGGTGCGCAGAGGCGTCATGCATCTCGCTACTTCTGGCCGCACAGGCCGTAGGTGTTTCAAGGATTTTTGGTGTGCGAAAGTGCAGGCAGGTCCTTGATGTTGTGGGGGTGCTGGACGCCTTGGGAATAAGTGTGGCTCGCGAAAATGGATGCTACGTTGTTGAAGGGGTAGGTGTTGGAGGCTTGGCCGAGCCCTACCGCGAAATTTGTGTTGGATATTCCCCGCTTGTTGCGTGTATGACCATCGGCATGTTGGCCGTGCACCCGTTTTCTACGTTTCTGTTCGGGGGGTACAATCATCGAATTTCTCCCGACATTGCCGTGTGCGGGGATGATGATGTTAGCATGGTGATGGAAATGCTTACGTCTATGGGTGCAAGGTTTATATATAATGGTGCGGCGTTTCCTGCGCTGGTAATTGGCACGGACGAATGTGTACCGGCCGCACCTGACGCAGTAATTCCTTCCGACGCGGTGAAGTCTGCAATGTTGCTGTCATGCATAGGCGTAGCTGGGAAAAGTAGCATACGCGCCAAAAGTACCTTGGGCGGGTACACGGAGCTGCTCCTGAAACAGTTGGGCGCTAGGATTTGTGTGGAGAGAACCGGCTGCAGCACAGATACAGTAATAGTAAATGGGCAACAAGAGTTAGTTGCGGGAGAAATTTATGTTCCTGCCCCCACATCTGGGGTGTTATACGCCGTGGCGGCCGCAGTGATGATGCGTGGCATACCCGTCTTGGTTCCCGGAATCTTAGTGGATGATGTAGTAAGGGGTGTGCTCAATGTGTTTATCAGAATGGGCGCCTATGTGGCCTTGGTCCCCAATAGGGGCCTGTGTGATGCGAAAATCAGGGTAGGGGTGCTGCGCGGGGTAAAAATCGAGCGCGCAGAATTGCGCAATATAGCCATGAATCTGCCCGCAATATGTGCTGTGTGTGCATGCGCTGTGGGGACCACAACGATTACCGGGCTATCTACGCTGGGTAATGACGCGCGCGATGAGCTAGACATGGCCGCCACGGGGTTGGCAAAGTGCGGTGTGAAACTCAGTATGGGGGATGACTCTCTTACAATCCGCGGATGCGGCAATGCAGTTGTTGCGGGTTGTGAACGTGATGGTGCGGCGGTCTCGCGCATAGCTGCCCACATTTCTGCATCTATCGGCGGGCATGCAAGCCGCGGACTGATGAAATATGTGAAGGCATTAAGCAATTTTATGGGGGAGAGAGGGCCTCGTGGTGTCTTCGTGCAGGATACTAGCGACGAAAAAAGTTCTTAA
- the sdhC gene encoding succinate dehydrogenase, cytochrome b556 subunit: protein MVLRSRPLSPHLQIYRLPVAAWLSITHRASGLLLFFGLLVLSWLFVLLRCAPDCVMPFLANPWGFFLVKLLSFSCCVAFCYHYFNGVRHLLWDCGVGLDKTVVTASNTFVLLLTAAFSVVTFFFVWL, encoded by the coding sequence GTGGTGTTGAGATCTAGGCCCTTGTCTCCACATCTGCAGATCTACAGGTTGCCTGTTGCCGCCTGGCTTTCCATAACGCATAGGGCTTCTGGCCTCCTTCTCTTCTTTGGGCTGTTGGTGCTGTCGTGGCTCTTCGTCTTGCTGCGTTGTGCACCAGACTGCGTCATGCCCTTCCTGGCTAATCCTTGGGGCTTCTTCCTTGTGAAGCTGCTGTCGTTTTCTTGCTGCGTGGCCTTTTGTTACCACTACTTCAATGGGGTGCGGCACCTTCTGTGGGACTGTGGCGTCGGTCTCGACAAAACTGTCGTCACGGCCAGCAACACCTTTGTGCTGCTGCTCACGGCCGCGTTCTCGGTTGTTACGTTCTTTTTTGTTTGGTTGTAG